The genome window GGGGCCaatccttcccagagctgctccagctccacgGCGCTGGACTCGGCAGGGACTGCAGGCACATGaggcttcttcttcttcttcctcctcacacGTTTGCTCTGGGGGGCCAAGGATGGGGTCAGGAGGGGCTGCCCgacccccccagggacccccaaggCAGGGCAGCTATGTCTCTTGTCTCTCTGGGAGCCTATAAAGTGTTGCCCCTACAATGCACCTATGAAATCTACTTgttgcttttaaattaatttttaaagccatATTCATTTTACAGTGCACTCTCTCCCTTAATGTTTATATGCCCAGCCTATTCTATCTGAATGCATGAATAAAACACCTGTAGGAATTATTCCTGAAATCTTCATAAAGGTTAGAAGTTTTAGAAGACATAATCAGATGTGTTCCTGACATaattgcattccacagcagcagataatcattgattatcagctgctgtggaatgcaacaggtggatctgtgattggtctcacgtggttgtttttaattaatggccaatcacagtctggCTGTCTTGGACTCgctggtcagtcacaagattttattatcattccattcctaTTCTATTccttcaagccttctgatgagaatcctttcttctattcttgtAGTATAGTtgacatattttaatatatgatACATCGTATTAATATAATTatgatatatttaatataatgtatataataaaataataaatcagcttttctgaaacatggagtcaagattctcatctcttctttctcatctcttctattcttttagtatagttttaatataatatatatgatatatctttaatataatatatattatatttatatatttattatatatatttgacataatatataatatataaaaataatagatcagcctttctgaaacatggagtcaagattctcttCTCGtctcttctattcttttagtatagttttaatataatatatattatatatatacttaatactataaaatatatatatttaatattatatattatatttttattatatattaaatataaatatataaataaataaaaattatatatatattaaaaaaaacaaatcagcctttctgaaacacagagtcagattctcgtctcttcccaCATCGGGGCTGCCTGCAAAATTCCATGTACTTAAATCTAACAAATGAAAACTCATCTCGGGCTGGTGCCAAGCATCACATCCCGACCCACCTGCACCACGAGGTTGGCACGGCTGCGGCAGAAGCGCTCCAGCATGCGCAGGAAGAGGTGAGCTGTCTCCACCAGGTCCCTGAGGAAGCTGCGAGGCTGCTTGGTCTCGTCGAACTTGCGGAAGAGGGTGAGGAAGAGCTCCCGGTATTCCATCAGGTAGAAGATGTTGCCTGGTGATAAAGGTGGCAGTGGGAAGGGGTGGCTCACAGATACCCCAGGTGCTGGAGCGTGGTTTTTATTTGGTGTGTTTATTGTTTGATTTGTGGTTTGGTAgtccttttgggttttttctccccgTTTCTAGAGTGACACAGACCTGCCTTTGCTATTTAATTGAGCCAAGGCACCGGTTTATCTGCTTGTTACTTACCACCTTTGTTATTTAATTGAGCCAAGGCATCGGTTTATCTGTTTGTTACTTACCTACTTCCCTTCCAAGTTTCAAACCCCTTCCCCTCACATCCAGTTGTTTACCCCTCCTGTCCCAACCAGTTCTCCTCCCTTGTGTTCCACCCCCAGTTCTCCTGATCAGCTGAACGTTGGTTGTATCCTCCCTTGAGACCTGCCCCCCTTTATAAGCTGTTGTTTGCCCCCAGTTTGAGGCCTGGGACCCCAGACTCGAGGAGTTTAACATCAAACAAAGTAACTTAGCGCCACCCCAGGTCTGTGCTGTGGCCCTTTTGTTCCGCCCTGCGCCTCCACTGGTAGCTGGGATTCTGCAGAGCCTGAGAGAGGGggggctgctgtcccagggatggacagaaggacagaaggacTCACTCTTGATGACCTGGCTGCTGTCCCGCACCGCCTGCTCCGGGCAGCGATCCATCTCCTGCAGggtcctcagcagctcctggtacGCCTTCAGGGCCAGGTGCATCCTGGGCACGGCAGGGAGGGGGGGGTCACAGGTGCCATGGGGGTTCCCAGGTAGTTGGGGGGGTCCCAAGCACTCCCAGAGTCCCAAATGCCCAAGGGGGTCTCAGGCAACACAAAGAATCCCCGGTGCCCAGGTGTTCCTGGGTTCCCAGGGTGTTCCAAGCACCAGGGAGGTCACCAGGGGGCTCCCAAGCGTCCAAGGGGTCCCAAGCACCAGGGGATCCCAAAAAGTTGAGGGTAGAGACACCAAGGGGTGTCCCAGGTGCCCTGGGGTCTCACAGGTGTCCAAGGGGTCCCAGGCACTGAGGGTATCTCAGGTACTGTGGGGGTCCCAGGCGCCCAGAAGGTCCCAGACACCATGAGGAGTCTCAAGGAGAATCTCAGGTACTGTGATTCACCACCACAGGGTCTCCCAGGTACTGTGGGGGTCCCAAGTGCCCAAAAGGTCCCCAACACCATGAGGAGTCCCAAGGAGAATCTCAGAtactggaaatgtccaagggGTCCCAGGCACTGGGGATATCCCCGATGCCCAGAAGGTCCCAGACACCATGAGGAGTCTCAGGTGCTCAAGGAGAACCCCAGGTACAGGAATTCACCACCAAAGGATGTCCCAGCTTCCCTGGGGGCTCCCAGATGCTCACCTACGGGCCCAGGTTGTTGCCTCCTTCTTGTCCATCAGCGCCATCTCATAGTAGGTGGTGAGGTTCTGCTCGATGAAGTGGAAGGCTCGGACCCCCACGGTCTCGGACACCAGCTCGGGCCGGAAGCCGTGGAGCCGGTTGAAGGCCATGAAGAAGGCGGTGGCCCACAGGTAATAGGTCTCATCGTGCTGCTGAGCCTTCTCCCTCACCAACTGGTCCTGGGGGCAACCAGGGGGGGTTCAGCAGAGATcccacagcctggagaggggatcccagccctcccagccgTGAAGAAGGCGATGGCCCACAGGTAATAGGTCTCATCACGCTGCTGAGCCTTCTCCCTCACCAACTGGTCCTGGGGGCAACCAGGGGGTCTCAGTGGGGGTCccacaggctggagaggggatCCTGACCCTCCAAACCCTCACCTTGACCAGCAGCATCAGGCGGTTGTAGCAGTCCTGCAGGAAGTCCTGGCAGAAGCGGCGCAGGAAGAGCCGCACGTTGCGGGCAGAGCGGCGGCAGGGCTCGGCCTCGGGGGCAGGCTGCCGGCGCCGGGGCAGCCGCCGCGGCTCCTTGCCCAGGTCGTGGGTGTAGCTCTTCAGCTGCACATGGGATGGAGTGGTCAGATTTATCCCTGTGGCCCTTGTCTCTGTGGCACCCACTATGTCACTGCCCTGGAGCCCCACACCGCATTCCCGTTCCTGCAACTCCACCACATCCCCTGGTTCTGTGCTCCACATCCCATCTTCCAATCCTGTGTCCCACCTATGTTcttgtccctgtgcccaccacCCACATTCCCACCTCAATGACCTCTGCCAtattcctgtccctgtgccccccagtcACATTCCCATCTCAATGACCTCTGCTTCatgcccatccctgtgccacccaccaTGTACCTGGCTCCATGTCCCCACCCCAACAGCCCCCTctgcatccctgtccctgtgcccctcccaCATTTCCATCTCAATGACCTCTGCCAccttcctgtccctgtgccccccaccACATTCCTGCACCCTGTGCCACATTCCACACACACCCCTGTCCCTGTACCCCCTGCCACAtccccagccccgtgccccCCACCACATTCCTGCACCCTGTGCcacatccccagtgccacatcccacacccatccctgtccccgtgtccccagccctgtccccttgCCCCACACTCACATTGTGCAGCCCCTTGTGGAACACCACATCCCTGTCCCCGATGGACTTCATGCCCTGCAGGACGTAGGAGCCACCAAAACGAGAATGCCTGGGCAGGAGACAGGGGTTGAATGATGCCATCCCCACTTTGGGGGTCCCATCCCTACCACAGGGGGTGCCCCCTCCTCACCTGGACGTGCGCTGCAGCGCCCGGGTTCTCTTCTCTGCCAGCTCTCTCTGCCTCAAGCTCTGCAGCTCCCGCATGTCCTCCCcatgctcagcccctgctgtcccctgtcccagcgCCGCCAGCTCCTccgggctctgccagcagctctgtcagcaccctggtggctctgccaccctgccctgccacccctgGCCCAGCTCACCTGGTCCCGGAACATGAGGGAGATGATCTCCAGGACGTGCAGagcccactgctgctccacctGGGCGCTGGCCAGGAATTTGAGCAGGTCGTCCATCCCGCTGATGTGCAGAGCCCACAGCACCCGGTCGTGCACGCTGGCATCACCATCCACGCCCTGCTGGGGATGGTGGAGGGGGTGGCTGTCAGAACTCAGGACATCCCTAGGGATATCCAGAGTTGGGGGGctcggagaccctggcacacagcccagagcacctgcgCATTTGATCTTGACCCCTGGAGCAAATGACgagctttgtatgaggacctaaaagtcacagaagtttaaatagtataataataaaattatcacagggtgaaaatggagattttaggatttttggaatgggggttttggggacaagacGGAGGAATTTGgctgtgtccagcctttcttcttctttttcttggcctccatcttctgctgtggtgttggcactttgggattggtttagaatagaaatGCACTctctaacataggtgataggtgtcgggaagtaattgtaaatatgttatatgaagtttgtagtataaaaagtgaaaatgtagattttaggatttttggtatgggggttatggagacaagatggaggaacttggccgtgtccagcctttcttcttctacttcttggtctccattttctgctgtggtgttggcactttgggattggtttagaatagaagtgcactgtctaacatagatgataggtattgggaattaagtgtaaatatgttatatgtagtttatagtataaaaagacaacaccgTCCTGAGggtggtcagagtgcctgtggctgccttgctgagcagacctcagctgggcagaaagaaactttcatagataagaattaataaacaacttcaagactgaaaactgaagagtccagactcgttcttcagGCCAAAACAGAGACATCCTACACATTCGGGGCAGCAATTAACAACCATCAACCCGAGAGGTGTGAGGGTCCCCACGGAGCCCCTGAGGCTgtcagggaggcagggaagggccCCTGTCCTGGTACCTGTTCCTCCGTGGGGTCGGGGGGCACGTGCAGCACGTTGCgcaccagcagcaggatccTCTCGATCAGCAGCGTGTCCTCCTCCTGCCGCTGCTCCCAGTCCTGGGGGGACACGGCTGTCAGGGCCCCACAcagccccccgggggtccctggcAGGGAAGGACCCCACAACCCTGCAGGACAGACCCCAcaacccccagggacccccaatagggacagacggacagaccccacagccctgcaggagggacagaccccacagcccctgagGGACCCCCAATAGGGACAGATGCTGAGGGACCCCCAGCAGGAACAGACCCTGGAGCCCCCTGGTAATTCCAagaccctgcagcccccacaggaccccccagcagggacagaccccACAAACCCTGACAgaccccagcagggacagccccccaagccccccaagGGGACTCACCAGCTGCAGGAGGTTGTAGAGCTTCTCACTGAGCACCACAAACACCTTCTCATTGGCAAAAGCCTGCAGAGACCCCAGGTGAGCAAGGGAAGGTGGGCAAAgccccctgcccatggcacgtTTCTGGACAAACTCACCTCCTTGTAGGCCTGCAGGTAGGACAGCACCTGGAGAAAGTGGTGGCGGGAGGTGGCATCAGCTGGCAccttcccaaagcacagcagggccGGCTGCGTCAGGTTCACCATCAACCTGCGAGGGAGTGGAGGGCTGTGAGAGAGCCCTGCCCACCAAGGGGCCGCCACAGAGGCACCCCCGACCCCAACCCTGCCCTTCGATACCTGATGACAGCATCAAAGAGCACCTTCTCCTGGGGGTACTGCACCAGGATGGGCAGGAGGTCGTTCTGCAGGATTTGGGctgcccccagctgctgccGCACATCCCGGCTCTCATCCTCATGGCGCAGGTACCGGATCAGGTCCTTGACGCTctctggggacacggggggctGTCAATCCCCGCCGTTCCCGGTTTCCCCCCCCCGTCCCGGTGCCCACCTACCCAGGCAGTCGGGCTCCCGGTGGTACACGTCGCCCTCCAGGTAGCCCAGGGCGCTGCAGGTGGCCAGGAGCTCGCAGTTCATCATGTACCAGTCCATGCAGCGCGGGGCTGCGCACCGGGTCGGTACCGGGGGCCACCTGCGGGCCACCGTCAGCACCGGGGACCCCCGGTGCTCCCACCCGTTCTGGGCTCCCCCGGTACAAACCCATCTGCCGACCCCGGGGCACTCTCCGGTCCCAGTTTCCCCAACACTGATGAACCTCCCTGGTCCCGCTCGGTACCGGAGCCCACTGATCCCACAGCAACCCCCAGGCTCCGGTACCACCTCGATCCCAGCGCACCTCCCGTTCCGGTCCACCCCAATACCGGCGCATCCCGCAGCCCCGGCGCACCCCAAGCCCGGTTCCTCTGATTCCATATCATCCCCCCGGTTTGGATTCCCCCCAGTCACGGACTAAACCCCGGTCCCAGTCGGTCCCGGTGCCTTCTCGGTCCCGGAGCATTCCTGACACCCCCGCCCTCCCGCCCGATCCCAGATCTcaacccccatttttccccggACCCCCCTGATCCCGGAGCGCCCGCCGATCCCGGAACACCCTCCAGAGCCCGGAGCACCCGGTTCCCCCGATCCCGTATCACGTCCCCCTCCGCTCCCGAAACACCCCCCCGGTTTCGGTGACCCCGGATCACCCCCAATCCCCGCTCCCGGGCGGTCCCGGGACACTCCACGCCCCCGGACCCCCTGGGCGCCCCGATGCCGGTCCCCCCCATCCCGCTCACCGCCGCCCCGTCCCCGCCGCCCTCACGGCCGCGCTCCCGGTcccggcgcgggggcggcgTTACACAACTGCCCCAGTTCCCGCGGGCCGAGGCCCCGCCCCGCTCGCACCCTTCAAGCGGCAATTCCCCTCGAGTAGCCCGGTGGCCCCTCTGATGCCCCCCATCTCCGCACACCCCCTCGGCCCACCACGGGCACAAACTGGCGGCTCGGTGCCTCGGGGAGCCCCCAATCCCTCTGCCCTCGTCCCCCGACCCGCGGCTCTGAGGAATGGAAGAGGCGAGGGGCTCATTGCGGGGAACGGACGCTGTGGCGGTGTTGCCCTTTTAAGAACGGCGCTGGCTGGGCGGGGCCTGCCCGGGGCGCGGGAACGGGCGGCCCCTCCCGCCACCCGCCGGGCGGGTTCCGGTGTCCCCACCCCATCCTCGTTCCCTCCCGGTTCCCGGTGCCGGGCACGGCCGCGAGCGGTTACCAAAATAAAAGAGCAGGTTTAATTCACCGAACACAGAAGTCCcgccgcggcggggcggggcggccccggcccggtACGGGCGGTCCCGGGCAGCCCGGTTGGCCGGTTCCCGGCAGCAGcggggccccgccgccgcccgcccgccgcgccgcgccgcaCACACACGCACCACACGCACCGCGGCGGCCCCGTCACAGCAAAgcagcggcgggcgcggggccgcgccccggccgggccccgTTACAGCCCCCTGCGTCTTCAGCTCCAGCGGCTCTGCCGGCGGCTCGGGCGGCGGCTCGGCCGCGGCGGCGGTGACGGCGGTGACGGCGGTGGGGGCGGGCGGCTCTCCCTTGAAGGCGGCCAGGCGCTCGGCCAGGCTGCGCGGCCGCGGGCACAGCGCGAACTCGTAGAGCACCGCGCCCAGCGCCGCACCCAGCAGCGGGCCCGCCCAGTACACCTGCGGGGGGGCGGCGTGGGCACCGGGACCGGGAGACCCCCGGCTCCCCGCCCTCCGGGGAGGACACGGTACCCACCCCGCTGATACCCGGGCGCCGGCCCGTTCGGGGCCACCCGTGTCCCGGTGAGCGGGGGACGGCCGCGTGTCCCCTGCCCGGGATGTCCCCGGTGGGCAGGACGCGTGTCCCGCTCCCCGGGATGTCGCGGGGGTACCCAGcaccctggggtgctgctgtcaCCGTAGCGACACCGGCAGCCACCCGCCTTCAGCGGGGACACAGCGGCTGGGGCAGGACAAGCGGGGAGGGCCTGGGGGGGCCcggggtgggtttgggggtctccGTCCCCCCCCACTTACCCAGTGGTTGGCGAAGTTGCGGGTGATGACGGCGGGGGCGAAGGAGCGAGCGGGGTTCATGCTGGCGCCCGTGTAGTGGATCTGTGAGCGGATTGGACAGTGGggggctgcacagctgccccccaaccccttcccagcccccgGGCTCCCAGCACGGCCGCCCTTACCCCGAAGAGGTGGCCGAGGGCGAGGGAGAAGCCGACGGGCACGGCGGCCATGGCCGGGCGCCCGTCGTGGCGGTCGTCGAAGCTGGCGAAGACGCAGAGGACGAACTGGGCGGTCAGGAGCAGCTCCACCACCGTGCCCTGGCCCGGGCCCACGCCGGGGTGCAGCTgcatggggagggggctcagcacCCCGAAGAGTtgctccccatttcccccccagcaccccaaatcctccctcgTTATCTtcccacaccccaaaattccactgTACCACAAACCCCTCCTCATCCCCAAATTGCTCTGGGATGCCCAGCCCCCATTGCTGTCCCACATcaatccaaaccccaaaacatcttgtggacccccaaatccaccctcAAACACCTCTGAACCCCAGAACACCCATTACAGTCCCATACCACCTCCCGGATgccccaattcccccaaaactACCTCTTGGACACCCCCTAATTCCTCCAAAACACCTCCTGGACCCCCCAGTTCCCTCAAACCACCTCCTGGacccccccaatttccccaaacgTCTCTGAACCCCTCATCCCCCCATTTCAGCCCCATGGTACCCCAGATCTCAAACAACCCCCGAACTCCCCCCAATCCTTCCAAATCCCCATTACAATCCCAAAGCATCTCAGACCCCCAAACACCTCCTGGAGCCCCCAAACCCTCATTACAGCCCCCAAAGTACCTCAGACCCCCCAAGCGCTTCCTagagccccccaaaccctcactacagcccccaccccaccatcccccagccccgcagacacccccagccccccaatCCCGCCCCGTGCTCACCGCGCTGAGGCCGAGGGTGCCACGGACGGGGCCGGGGGTCACCCCATAGAGCACCCCGGCTCCggccagcattcccagcacctGGGCCAGCAGGTAACCCAGGGCAcggggcagggagagctgcgAGGCCATCAGGAAGGCCAGCGTGATGGCCGGGTTGACGTGACCCCCGCTGACATTGCCCAACGCCTGCACCAGGGTGGTCTGGGCCAGCCCGAAGGCCAAGGCGGCCCCCACAACGCTGGGGGGGCCCGGGGCCCAGCGCAGGGaggcccccagccccagcagggcatAGAGGAGGCTGCCCAGGAACTCGGCCAGGACGGCCCTCCAGAAGGCGGACGAGCGCAGCTCCCGCATGGCCTGGCCCCGCTGCCGCCCTCCAcggccccgctcccctccccgGGGGCCGCCCGCTCGCACCTTTATAAGGcccccccgggccggccccggggGTGGGATCCCACCTCCGCCACCCCCACCGTTAACCGATTCGCTGCCCGGGGCACGGCACAGGTGACACGCGGCGagggagcccccagagcccctcggGCATCCCCCCAATAgtggggacccctcccccacaTCTGCGccacccccatccctgggatttttttggggaggggtggggggggctGTGACCCATTGATGCCCTCCGTGGGGTTTAGGGGACCCCCTTGCTGGGGGCCAGCGCTGACACACCTCccaccccccgccccccccccaaatgttttggggacactttggggcAACCCCCGCCCGGGAGGGGCGCTGGGTGGGGGCAGCGGGGTGGGGGCTGCGGGGTGTCCCCCCCCTCCCCGGTGCTGTTGTCTGCGGGAGGGTTTATTCAGGCCGGCTTAGCGGGCGCTGAGTCCCCGGCCGGGGGATTAAAGCCCGGCCCGGCCATTGGCGCCCGGCGGAATCTGCCGGGGCTGCAGAGGCCGCCACAAAGGGCTTTGCTGCGCTCAGCGCCCCGGCACGGGACGGGGCTGACGGGGGGTCCCGGCCCCCGCCCTCACCGGGGGGCCCGCGGGGAGGGTGAAcctgcccgcagccccgcccgcagccccccggTGTCGCGGTGCCGTGGTCGAGACCCCCTCCCCGGTCCCCTCACAGCATCGCTCCGCACCCACCTGTGACCCCAACACACCTTTAATCCCCCCCACCCACGCGGATAAAAGGGGAGGGGGCACGGAGCCGCCCACCCTGTGGGTGCCCCACGGATCCGGTGTCAGGGGGTGGAGGCTCGGGGGGCTGCGGTGGAATTGGGGGGCTCAGGCAGTGTCCTGCTCGGccgggggggctggggggcagtgGGCCACCGAGGACGGGGACAGGCTGGGGGTCTCCACCAGAGCCACGTCCCGGCAGGCGAGGCAGGCGCTGAGCTTCTCCCGGGAGGCTCCGGGAGCCAGGATGAACTCGTAGGAGAGCCCGGCCAGCACCGCGCCCAGCACCGGGCCCAGCCAGTACACCTGGAGGGGGACAGAGagctggggtgtcccagggatggggggacacctgggggtgggggggacacgggaccccaccccagggatggggacggAGCAGAGGAACCTGCCCCAGGGGAAGGGGGGTCACTTGTTTTGGGGTAGGGGGACTGGGGAGGGGGCCCATCCCGAGGGGATTGAGCCTGTCCCAAGCATGGCAATAGGGGGGACACAGCGGTCCTGTGATGGTGACACCATGAGGAACCTTGGGGACACCATGAGGACCCAAGTTGGGGACACAGCTGGTGCTGACCTGTCCCAGGGGGAcgaagggaagggaagggaagggaagggaagggaagggaagggaagggaagggaagggaagggaagggaagggaaggaaggaagggaaggaagggaagggaagggaagggaaggaagggaagggaagggaagggaagggaagggaagggaagggaagggaagggaagggaagggaagggaagggaagggaagggaagaccAGGAATGGCCAtcctggggtggggatgggacCACAGCGATcacaccctgcagctggagacCTCCCCCTTATTTGAGGATCTGGGGGAGCCCCAGGGTGCCCCCAACTCACCCAATGATCGTCCCAGAGCCCGGTGACGATGGCCGGCCCCAGCGAGCGCGCGGGGTTCATGCTGCCCCCCGAGAACGGCCCCTGTGGGTGACACGGGGGGTCAGGGGCCGGTGCGGTGGGGACCCCCTGGGCGGGTGGGACACGGGGGGGTCCTTACTGCAGCCAGGGCACCGGCGGCCACAGcgctgcccagggccagcccagcctgcgGGGCTGCGTGTTCAGAGGTGGCAAAGGCGGCCAGCGCCACCTGGAAGGTGGCAAAGGTCTCCCACGccagcgctgtccccgctgtccccaccgCGCTCacctgcaggagggagggacacCTGTGCAACGTGTCCAGtgccaggggatggggacagggatggggacactcaCCCTGGTGACGAGGCCGGTGTCGTCCTGCAGCGCTGCacgggcagcagcagaggccaGCGTGGCCCCCGTGCACTGGGCCAGGAGCCCCGCGGCGCCGCGCAGGGCGCTCAGCTTGCGGgtgcacagcagggccagcgTCAATGCGGGGTTGGCTTGGGGACCCCCGAGGGTGCAGAGGAGCCCCCCGGCCACCAACCCCCCggccagggctggtgccagTAGTCCCGGGGATGCTGAAGCCCCCAGGACCACCCCCACGAAGATGAGGgtggccagcagctctgtcagcacCCCCCGCCAGAAGCGGCCGCTGCGCAGCTCctggggggacagcggggccgggggtcaccccatgggcactgccaggagggggtggcacagagggggGATGGCATGGGGGCAGGGGGCTTTGGGGatggggtattttgggggggggtgcCCAAGGATGGAGGGTCTCAGGGATAGGCTGTCATGGCAACAGGATGTCCCAGATATTGGGTAATTTCGTGAGGGGAGTGAGGGGACCCCCCAACACCTGGGTACCACAGTGGGGGTTCCCTCGGTGATGGGGTGCCCCAGTTTTTGGGATGGGGTACCTCAAAGATGGGGTATCTTGGGGATGGGAGCCCTCAGCACCTGGGTACCACAGTGGGGGGATCCCTCGGTGGTGGGTACCCTGGTGATGGGGTGCCCTGGCAATGGAGTGCCCCAGTTTTTGGGATGGGGTACCTCAGAGATGGGGCACCTTGGGGATGGGGTACCTGGGCACCGAAGTGGGGGGTACCGGGGCAAAGGGGTGCCATGGCAACAGGATGCCCCAGTTTTTGGGTACCCACAAGGATGGAGTACctgggggatggatgggacCCCTCAGTCCCTGGGCACTGTGGTGAGAGGATGCCCTGGCAATGGGGTCACAGGGATGaaggtggggacagcagccacgACAGGGCCAGGCGTCACtgaggggcacacagggaagggactctggggctgtggttttggggagggggctggggggtcagGGCCGCTCGCAGGGTCTTACCTCGATGGCCATGgtgcagctgtgggagagggGAGTGCAGAGCACTCCCGGGGGGGGCACCTCCCgccccctggcactgccacccctggcactgtccctgtcacccccctGTTCTCCTGTCACCCCcttggcacagggcagccctgaggtGCTGAGGgtggggcaggattttgggagggggttcttggagcatccctgggtgcCATGGCAATCCCCGGGACCCTTTGGGGTGTTGCCAGGACGACCAGAGATGAAAGGACACGGGATGAAAGGctgggggggatgggggggtcACACAT of Camarhynchus parvulus chromosome 29, STF_HiC, whole genome shotgun sequence contains these proteins:
- the LOC115914475 gene encoding lens fiber major intrinsic protein-like is translated as MRELRSSAFWRAVLAEFLGSLLYALLGLGASLRWAPGPPSVVGAALAFGLAQTTLVQALGNVSGGHVNPAITLAFLMASQLSLPRALGYLLAQVLGMLAGAGVLYGVTPGPVRGTLGLSALHPGVGPGQGTVVELLLTAQFVLCVFASFDDRHDGRPAMAAVPVGFSLALGHLFGIHYTGASMNPARSFAPAVITRNFANHWVYWAGPLLGAALGAVLYEFALCPRPRSLAERLAAFKGEPPAPTAVTAVTAAAAEPPPEPPAEPLELKTQGAVTGPGRGAAPRPPLLCCDGAAAVRVVRVCAARRGGRAAAGPRCCREPANRAARDRPYRAGAAPPRRGGTSVFGELNLLFYFGCERGGASARGNWGSCVTPPPRRDRERGREGGGDGAAVSGMGGTGIGAPRGSGGVECPGTARERGLGVIRGHRNRGGVSGAEGDVIRDRGNRVLRALEGVPGSAGAPGSGGSGEKWGLRSGIGREGGGVRNAPGPRRHRDRLGPGFSP
- the LOC115914476 gene encoding aquaporin-2-like, encoding MAIEELRSGRFWRGVLTELLATLIFVGVVLGASASPGLLAPALAGGLVAGGLLCTLGGPQANPALTLALLCTRKLSALRGAAGLLAQCTGATLASAAARAALQDDTGLVTRVSAVGTAGTALAWETFATFQVALAAFATSEHAAPQAGLALGSAVAAGALAAGPFSGGSMNPARSLGPAIVTGLWDDHWVYWLGPVLGAVLAGLSYEFILAPGASREKLSACLACRDVALVETPSLSPSSVAHCPPAPPAEQDTA